The following is a genomic window from Manihot esculenta cultivar AM560-2 chromosome 9, M.esculenta_v8, whole genome shotgun sequence.
CATTTTTGTTGCTTTGTATACAGATAGTTGCTGTTTATCAGTTTAGATCGGGTTTTCTCTTTCTGCTTGCTTTGAAATGGAATGTTTCTGTCAATACTGATTGTTTCTCTTAGCAAAGAAATGACGATTGGCTATTGGGTGACGGATTGTGGAGCTTTGCCTAAGAAGGTGAGATTGAGACATCAAAGAGCTACCTATCTTTACCCTCGCCAACGATGACGTTTTGATTTGTGGTAGTTTCTTGATCAGGAAGCTATCTGCACTCTTTCATATATTTGGCTGTGAATTATTCTTTCCAGCAATATTTGTAGTGAATCTCTTCATAGGCCACGGGCCTTTGCTCGTGCTGATGAATTATTACCTTTCCAcaattttgtttaaattaataaatttcgtGTAGTCTGAAGTAAATGGTGGAACTATAATTTGATATTTCATTTTCAtcaattttttacactttaaaaattaaaataataataataaatgaccTCTAATTGACTAtgtaattttttacacttttaaaaaataaaaatatttattttaaagattaTTCTATTAGTGAAAcaaaaatttagagattttattataatttaatattaatttttccaattttaatttagttctcTAGTAGCTGTAATATTGATAAGTTGAAAATAATTAGCTTTATTATCAAATACTTAAGatttttaatacaaattaactaacattttttttttccaattgacttttattaaaacttataatttagtctgcgtttttaaataatttaaatttcaaattttcatgcCAATGAATTAAAagtttcatttaaatttaactaattCTTCATTGAatatacttaatttttaaaaatttgaatcataataatttgaaaatatattaaaatatttctaaaatttaagaaaatatactaattaacaGTTAATTTAAACCCTTAAATCTTTACTATtcaagaaaaatatattaataattaatttctcaattttaaaaaataaattaaatcacccGTCaccttttaataaaatatatttattaatcttttcatattaaaatattttagatattatttaatatttaataattaaaattaataaattaatacttttttaaaaaagttaaatatattttaataaaattaaatataatttagtactttataaaatttaaaaaattaaataataaatttttctataattaaataataatttcctattaaatattaatttatattggaTAAGCTGGACtgaatttagataaaaaaaaaacctttggCCCGATTTGATTCGAGTAGTCCTGCCCGGATACTGAATTACTGATCAGTATGATTGGAGTCTTCAACCCGACCGACATATTCATTCGGGCTGGAAGGGCGTGATCTGCAGGTGGCCCCCTTCTTCAAAAACAAACCCCTACTGTTGCTTATTCTATTGTCCAGTTTTTCTGTGGCTTTCGCCTTCGAAAGCTTATCTGGTAATCGGAATAAATTGTTTGACAAATCATAAACTTCAGGTTAGAAATCACATTATTCTGTTCTAGGGTTTTTAATACTTGTGTTTATCAAATCGATGTGTcctttaaatttcatttttcgaTTTTGTTTTATGATTCTTAGATTGATTCTCTATTCCCTTAGATTGCATGTTGATCCCTtttattcaatatattttttcgAGAAATTGAAATTTGGAAAAAGCTAGGGGCGAAAAATCATCCACGGTAAAGTGCACAATTTGACATttgttaggttttttttttttttttttttttttgtcaattctGTGGAAGACTCCTTTGTGAACGCGATTATGTAATGGTTGAAGTGCCCTAATTTTTCTTTAGCGTTCATTTTGTTTTATTAATGGTTAGATAAATTTGTTCTCTCTCTCTATGTATCTCTTTTCCTTTTAACTTCTTAATTTTAGAcgctgcaattttttttttaaagaaatgcaGTGTAGTGGTGTTTGAGGTCTATTATTATTGACCAAACTTCTAATTTAGTTTTTCAGTGATTGTATATACCAGGTGAATATAATCTGAGATTGGATTTCTTCTGTTGACTGTTACCCTGGGCAATCATGTCAGTCACGGCAGGTGTCAGTGATATTGCCCTAGCTGTCAGGGACAAGCTTAGAGGTAAAATTGGGCAAACTAAAGTTAAGAGGTATTGGCCTGGCAAAGCACCCGAGTGGGCAGACGATGCTGATGAAGATGGGGATATCAGAATGGCTAGGGCTGATGCCCTGGAGAAAGCTTTTCCTACTCAGGAATATTCAGATGTTGCTAGGAAAGATGATCCTAGGCTGCGACGTCTGGCTGAGAGCAGGATTGATAACCGTGACGAAGTGAGAGCTGATCACCGGCGCATCCGTCAAGCTGAGATTATTGCAACAGAAGAGGAAGAAACCAGAAGACAAGAATGGGCAGATATGGAGGAAGAGAATGAGGAAGCATTggaggaaagaagaagaagaattaagGAGAAGTCACGTTTGAGAGAGCAAGAAGAGGCTGCACttcctgctgaagaagaggaggaagaagtagaagaagaggaagaagaggaatCCGAGTATGAAACTGACTCTGAAGAAGAAACAATGGGTATGACCATGGTCAAGCCCATCTTTGTGCCAAAGTCTGAGAGAGAAACCATAGCTGAGCGTGAGCGGCTTGAGGCTGAAGAACGAGCTCTCGaggaaaaggaaagaaggaaATTGGAGGAGAGGAAGGTGGAGACAAAGCAAATATTGGTTGAGGAGATTCAGAAGGAAGAACTAATTCAGAAGAACTTGGAAATGGAGGCAAATATTGCTGATGTGGACACTGATGACGAAGTCAATGAGGCAGAGGAATATGAGGCTTGGAAGGTGAGAGAGATTGCAAGGATCAAGAGGGATAGAGATGATCGTGAGGCAATGTTAAAGGAGAAGGAAGAGATTGAAAAGGTGAGGAACATGACAGAGGAAGAGAGGAGGGAGTGGGAGAGGAAAAATCCAAAACCTGGCCCAGCACCGAAGCAGAAGTGGAGGTTTATGCAGAAATACTACCATAAGGGAGCTTTCTTCCAGAATGAAGCTGATGACATTGCTGGTACTGCTGGGTCAGATGGAATTTACAAGCGTGATTTCTCTGCCCCCACTGGGGAAGATAAGATGGACAAATCCATATTACCGAAGGTTATGCAAGTAAAACACTTTGGCCGTAGTGGAAGAACCAAATGGACGCATCTTGTCAACGAGGATACAACTGATTGGAACAACCCGTAAGTTTGTTCTGCCTGCAAATTTGCGTTTTCTTTTCTGTTTATTCCCTTCAATTTGCTCTTCTCTAAGCATTCATCTCTCCTTAGGTGTAATCTGGTTCATACTTCCTTGTCGCTGAATGCTCAGATTATCCaaataatatatgtatataacctAGAGAACATGGTAGCTTACATAACAAGAAATTTCTCAAGTGCGCACTATAATTTTAAGCAAGTCCCAGCTTAAACTCTAATCCTAAGCACGATAGTATGTTCGTGTTAATATAAATCTTTAACTGCAGATCTCAGGATATTGCTTtgcatataatattaaaataatgcaGATTAATTTCTGTGGCACCAAGTCGAGTTGAATCAGCTATTACCAATAACTTATTCAGTTATCCTCTTTTTCCGTGTTTCATTCTCCATCAAACCCAGGAAGAGGGTAATGGAGTTGGTATATTTAAAAGAGAGAGAGCACTTATCCTTAAGTTCCTTAACCTGTAACATTTGTATTGAAAATGTAGGAGTTGGTGGATTATTTATAGAAAGGAAATTGAATTTTTTGTTCCAGgcgtctctttttttttaattggctGTTAACAGTAATAGATGGTCTTTGAGCAATTTCCGAGCACATGCTTTATTGGCATTTGGGTATTCTTTTGTCTTCTCAATTGGGGAAAAAATGGTCACAACTATTGTAGTCTTGGTGGTTTGCTGGGATTAATTTCTGAAATATTTTCGTCTGATGGAAAGCAGTTTTTGGGTGCATCACCAAATGCCCTCTTTAGTATTATATTTGCCCAATCAAAGACAACAAAAAACAAATCCTGATGCTTTGCTCAAAAGCTATATTTAGTTTCTGGAAAAATCCCTTATCATTTTGTTTGTTTTGCAGGTGGACACACAATGATTCTCTTCGTGCAAAGTACAATGGAAAAATGGCTGGAATGAATGCACCTATAGCGAGACCCAGAGGAAGCAAGAAGTTGAAGGATTGGGGGGTGTGATAAATTTTGAGGGTCTCAGGTCATCTCTGGCTGAAGTCATTTTAGCTGTTCCGTCTTTAGCAGGAGATATTAGAAGGGATCTGAATTATGTAACTGTTAAAATCTCTAGCTTCTTGGCAGCTATCATATAGGTTCATGATCATGCATTCACTTATCTCTGCCCTTTTTAGTTGTGTAACTTTTTTCAAATTGTGGTGAAGAACAAGAAATTTAGGCCTTGATAATTCATGAAGAATTTCACGGTCAAATATTGgtgagatttttcttttttctttgttctttttccCTAATTCTATTTGCCTCTTTCCATGCTGTGTTTGCGGCCATTGAATACCACTTCTGTGGaaattgtttctgaatattattttaatataatacctTAGCTTGTagaaataataatgaaaaaagcCCAGATATGATGGCTAGCTCTCTCGCTAGTTCCGATCTATAACAAACCAAGGCAGCAGCGCCGTTCAACTGATTTCAGGCGAAGAACGCTTGGTTCTGAAACTGTAAATTGAACTCCTTTCGGACAAATAATtgctttctttctcttctttatgCTCTCCTCTTATCAAGATAAAATTGTTTTCAAACTTCGACTGTCAGGCTTCAGCTTTCTCGATTGAAATTATGAAGAATGTTAATTGCGCCGACTTCAAATTGAAATCATAAACTttatattacaaaataattaattatttttcacttaattaaattttatcagaTATGTAAAATTCATAAAACCATGCACATCAGCACATGCAGGCTTTCAAGGCTCAACTTCAAGGGCCTAAGGGACTTAATACGAAACCGTCTCGGCCCATTTTAAAACCAATTAGAATTGAGATCTTCACCGTCCCCTTCCGTTGCAATCCTTCCTTCGCTCGTGGTCATGGCAGAAGGAGGAGAAGATTCCAAAGTCAATTCTCCACAACCTTCTCCTGTATGCTCCTTTCTTCTATTTGTGTGCTCCTTTTAGTTGGAGATAGATTTTCTCAATCAAACTTCCTTAATCGTATCGAATGTTTGATGCATGTAGCAGTTTCTGGAGGTCAACTGCAAAAGTTTGGGTAAAATAAGCCGCTTTGCGGCGGGTACCAAGGCAGGATTTGCAGTGTCTTTGATAAACAGGAAgttagaaacaggagcccctcTTGTTTCGCATATTGAAGCAGTTAAAGATGAGGAGGAACCGATAAGTTTTGGGCCAGATGCGGTTCTTGTGGATTATAGCAATGGCTGGAAGTTGCAGACTGTTACTGAGTTGGATTTTGGTGgtaattgatttctttttgtcTCGATTATGTTTTTGTTTTGTGGGTACTGAATGAAGTAGATACCAGTGTTGGTCTATGGTGATATTTCCCCCTTTTTGATGGAGTAGGTGTTAGAAAAGCAGAAAGCATTCCGATGATTCCAAGACAAGCTCCTAATGTGGTATGATCTTTTTGCTTATCTGTTTGGTGTTTTGTATGTTTGGGTGTGTTTTGGTAGGATCTGATATTTGAGAATTTCTTTGATATCCTAACATTTATTGATGAAGCAATTATTCACTGCAAAATTTAAATCTTTGTTTCAATGTTTGTTGCAAAACCATTATTCCGGGGAAAATAGTATGGAATATGGATTGGTATTTTTCTGggaaaataacaaaattgggTCGGTATTTTTTTGCTTGCAATCATGTTTTGCCGACACAGGTCATGTAGCCAATTTCATAGTAGAAATTCAAGTTATTCATGTGTAAATTCATCAAATTACTGAAGTCTTCCATTGGATCGGATCCAGCCCTAGCAACATTTTCTGGTGCCCAAACCACTAGTTATCTTTGCATGTTTCTGAAGAATTTGAATGCAAAATTACCCGCAAGTGAGATAGCTCGCCAAGAGCATAACAGATGGACCCAGTTTTGGAGAATAACCATCTTTTGGTTGGATCCGTTTCAATTGCTTGGTTAAGATCCAAAGCAGCCTAGTATGTGattcatgtttatatatatttttagttctTTATCAAACACTAATGCAGGATCATTAACATGGTCAAAGAAGTCTATGCAGTTTAGAAAAATTAGATTAATAACCCTAGCTTTTCCTTCTTAGAACATGTTCCAGGATTACATCCTCCAATATAAGAATTCCCTATTAATCAACATGATGAAATGCGATAAGCTTGTTTGGGAGCTGTTCCCTTATCAAATTCAACATTCTAGTTTAGACCTGGCCATAGTCCAGGTTGGGTCCAGAACCAGATGGTCAAACCTTGGGACCAAAATCCATCATCACTTCAAGGGCTAGACCTTAAGGGTTTCAAGCTCAATCCCCTCTTCCTGACCCACAATTATTTTCATTTGGGCTCCctttctttttaatataaaaattaacattgGATTGCATAAAACTCAGAATTGAACAGGAATTAGAACCAGAAATGTCTTTGAATTGGATTTACGGGGTCCAATTCAGGGCCATTCCAACCACAAATTGTGTTCAAAACAAAAATTATCCATGGTGACTAGCCTATTTATCTGCTTTCCAATTTAAAAGCATCCTCattgtgttttgtttttcgGGTCACTCAATTCTTTTCTCGACTTGAGTATTTTTCCTGTAGAAAGTGTTGCATAATCTTTCATGTCGTCTTTTCAACAAAAAATCAGGTGCACAACTTGGTTGGgatatattttcttttgttggaTTTAAAAGTGGAAAATGGTTAATAAAGAGATAATTGTGTTTTTCTTAATCATTTAACAAGGATCCTTGTTTGCCACATAATAATATTGTAAGATTTTGTGTAGAATTGATGAATCTATTTGAGAAGATAGAGAAAATGCATAATTTTTTGTGCAAATTCACAATGATAGGCTGCATGTTAAGACAACCATTGATCCATTGGATTGTCTTTCAAGGTTATGCTTCCAGAGGTTTTGATGAgacttctaattttaaaaacCTAGTAATTTTCTGCAATTGATTAAACTTTTGATACTCTATAGTGACAAAGTAGTCAATGTTGTGTTAATAATGTTTTTGTTCATGCCAAATATATTTCTCCTACAACTCAGAATGGAGATATCGAGTGCGTTTTCAAATAACATGTGGGACATGAATTGTATTGATATGGGGAATTCTAACTCTTTATTATCATCAAATGAGGCATGTGCTGAGGCTAATAGAGAGCAAATGATTGTTCTCTTGAGCTTTGTTGATGAAGATGATTTTATAAATAACGCTTTTTCATCTTGCTCATGGGCAAGATACATATATTTCGATGAAAATATGCTATTCTTTCTTATTATAGTCTCAAT
Proteins encoded in this region:
- the LOC110623403 gene encoding microfibrillar-associated protein 1; translation: MSVTAGVSDIALAVRDKLRGKIGQTKVKRYWPGKAPEWADDADEDGDIRMARADALEKAFPTQEYSDVARKDDPRLRRLAESRIDNRDEVRADHRRIRQAEIIATEEEETRRQEWADMEEENEEALEERRRRIKEKSRLREQEEAALPAEEEEEEVEEEEEEESEYETDSEEETMGMTMVKPIFVPKSERETIAERERLEAEERALEEKERRKLEERKVETKQILVEEIQKEELIQKNLEMEANIADVDTDDEVNEAEEYEAWKVREIARIKRDRDDREAMLKEKEEIEKVRNMTEEERREWERKNPKPGPAPKQKWRFMQKYYHKGAFFQNEADDIAGTAGSDGIYKRDFSAPTGEDKMDKSILPKVMQVKHFGRSGRTKWTHLVNEDTTDWNNPWTHNDSLRAKYNGKMAGMNAPIARPRGSKKLKDWGV